A part of Saccharomonospora amisosensis genomic DNA contains:
- a CDS encoding IS110 family transposase: protein MPQHDGPLFFVGIDWAAAEHAVCVLDRDGRKVAAFTIDHTAAGFTGLAARLDKHAEPEDMPVAIERPDGRLVDALLEAGHPVMPVKPNAIKTWRESEVLSGAKSDPGDAHVIADYLRVRIHRLRPAPPLSGHTKAVRTVVRARTELVEARVAAVNQLAALLDAHWPGAKAVFANIESAIALAFLTRYPTAASAASLTEKRLAAFCAKQGYSGKKPAAVLLARLRSAPGGTTDPTTCEGIRDAVLAQVGVLTALNTAIKALDRSITERMDTHPDGEVFRSFPRAGTINAAQILAEWGDAREVFDHPDAIAALAGITPVTKASGKQRGVSFRWACNKRLRVAITTFAANSRFCSPWAADIYDRARASGKDHPHATRILARAWVRVMWRCWQNRTPYDPALHGGAQQRIKQPLTA from the coding sequence TTGCCGCAGCATGACGGGCCGTTGTTCTTTGTCGGGATCGACTGGGCAGCGGCCGAGCACGCCGTGTGCGTGCTGGACCGGGACGGCCGCAAGGTCGCCGCGTTCACCATCGACCACACCGCCGCCGGCTTCACCGGTCTGGCCGCCCGGCTGGACAAGCACGCCGAGCCGGAGGACATGCCGGTCGCGATCGAGCGTCCGGACGGCCGATTGGTCGACGCGCTGCTGGAGGCCGGGCACCCGGTGATGCCGGTCAAGCCCAACGCGATCAAGACCTGGCGCGAGTCCGAGGTCCTCTCCGGCGCCAAGTCCGATCCCGGCGACGCGCACGTGATCGCCGACTACCTGCGGGTGCGCATCCACCGGCTGCGCCCCGCCCCGCCGTTGTCCGGTCACACCAAGGCAGTGCGCACCGTGGTCCGCGCCCGGACTGAGCTGGTCGAGGCCCGGGTGGCCGCGGTCAACCAGCTCGCCGCGCTGCTGGATGCCCACTGGCCTGGCGCCAAGGCCGTATTCGCCAACATCGAGTCCGCGATCGCCCTGGCCTTCCTCACCAGGTACCCGACCGCCGCTTCGGCCGCCAGCCTCACCGAGAAGCGGCTGGCCGCCTTCTGCGCCAAACAGGGCTACTCGGGTAAGAAGCCCGCCGCGGTCCTGCTCGCTCGCTTGCGCTCGGCACCGGGCGGCACGACCGACCCCACCACCTGCGAGGGCATCCGTGACGCCGTGCTGGCCCAGGTCGGCGTACTCACCGCCCTCAACACGGCGATCAAAGCGCTGGACCGCTCGATCACCGAGCGGATGGATACCCATCCCGACGGCGAGGTGTTCCGGTCCTTCCCCCGCGCTGGCACCATCAACGCCGCCCAGATCCTGGCCGAATGGGGCGATGCCCGCGAGGTGTTCGACCATCCCGACGCCATCGCCGCACTGGCCGGAATCACCCCAGTCACCAAAGCCTCCGGCAAGCAACGCGGCGTGTCCTTCCGCTGGGCCTGCAACAAACGCCTGCGCGTGGCCATCACCACTTTCGCCGCCAACAGCCGCTTCTGCAGCCCGTGGGCCGCCGACATCTACGACCGTGCCCGCGCCAGCGGCAAGGACCACCCACACGCCACCCGCATCCTGGCTCGCGCTTGGGTCCGGGTCATGTGGCGCTGCTGGCAAAACCGCACGCCCTACGACCCGGCGCTGCACGGCGGCGCCCAACAACGCATCAAACAACCGCTCACGGCCTAA
- a CDS encoding DUF4244 domain-containing protein, which translates to MTGLKTLLRRDISRLRALDGPDEGMSTAEYAIGTIAAAAFAAVLYGIVTGDSIVSALTSLVERALAVEF; encoded by the coding sequence GTGACCGGGCTGAAAACGCTGCTACGGCGTGACATCTCACGACTGAGAGCTCTCGACGGACCGGACGAGGGCATGAGTACCGCCGAATATGCCATCGGCACGATTGCCGCGGCGGCGTTCGCCGCGGTGTTGTACGGCATCGTAACCGGCGATTCGATCGTCTCCGCGCTGACGTCTCTAGTTGAACGCGCGTTGGCCGTGGAGTTCTGA
- a CDS encoding TadE family type IV pilus minor pilin has translation MWFTMPHVAGASGWVGQRDRGAVTVEAAMALCSLVLVFGAVLSGVAAATDHLRCADAASEAARMLSRGDRERAEEAVRLLAPDGAQLDVEQRGREIAVAVRADAAGGLLPGVDVRAEAHSEAEPGVEVVGDAGR, from the coding sequence ATGTGGTTCACGATGCCGCATGTCGCGGGTGCGTCCGGATGGGTGGGCCAGCGGGACCGGGGCGCGGTCACGGTTGAAGCTGCCATGGCGTTGTGTTCGCTCGTACTGGTCTTCGGGGCAGTCCTGAGCGGGGTCGCCGCGGCCACTGACCACCTGCGTTGTGCTGACGCAGCGAGTGAAGCCGCACGGATGCTCTCGCGTGGTGATCGAGAGCGGGCCGAGGAGGCGGTGCGGCTGCTGGCTCCGGACGGAGCGCAGTTGGACGTCGAGCAGCGAGGTCGGGAGATCGCGGTCGCTGTGCGTGCGGACGCGGCCGGTGGCCTGTTGCCAGGTGTCGATGTTCGGGCCGAAGCGCATTCGGAGGCGGAACCCGGAGTCGAGGTAGTGGGCGATGCGGGCCGGTAG
- a CDS encoding Rv3654c family TadE-like protein — translation MRAGSRPRDGGIATVWAAIAVVGLMVVAYVVWLLGGAMLARHRAGGAADLAALAAAGHADRGVAQACAHARQVTDRMHGALKECRLDGWDALVVVELTPPGPLQPLGLATGRARAGPVDGHDTNG, via the coding sequence ATGCGGGCCGGTAGCCGTCCTCGGGACGGGGGAATTGCGACGGTGTGGGCCGCGATCGCCGTCGTGGGCCTGATGGTCGTGGCGTACGTGGTTTGGCTGCTCGGCGGGGCGATGCTGGCACGCCACCGGGCGGGCGGTGCGGCCGACCTGGCCGCGCTGGCGGCGGCGGGGCATGCCGATCGTGGTGTCGCGCAAGCCTGTGCGCACGCTCGGCAGGTCACCGACCGGATGCATGGTGCGCTAAAGGAATGCCGACTCGACGGTTGGGACGCGCTCGTGGTGGTCGAGTTGACCCCGCCGGGCCCGCTCCAGCCGCTCGGCCTGGCCACTGGGCGAGCAAGGGCCGGGCCGGTGGACGGTCATGACACCAACGGATGA
- a CDS encoding bifunctional DNA primase/polymerase — MLDTEWPDSWRGAFRIELRAEAIGLAWRGWPVLPGTYPEGGDSSKPSGGWIMPTPAHEDWHKRLGAHPQQVAAWWTGRPYSLLVATGTMVDAVEVDGRLGKRAAKLLRATGQPAPIVAMPNGRWLFLTTSAEGVPGILAEHDDVRWHGEGSWVPLPPTPFEHGVVHWRVKPEIWGWRLPTAGTVHNVLVRALLGESAEQPSAQPVFAAGSSAA; from the coding sequence ATGTTGGACACGGAGTGGCCGGACAGCTGGCGCGGCGCCTTTCGCATCGAACTACGGGCGGAGGCGATCGGCTTGGCGTGGCGAGGCTGGCCGGTGCTCCCAGGTACGTACCCGGAAGGCGGTGACAGCTCAAAGCCCTCCGGAGGCTGGATTATGCCGACTCCGGCGCACGAGGACTGGCACAAGCGGCTAGGTGCACACCCGCAGCAGGTCGCGGCGTGGTGGACCGGCAGGCCCTACAGCCTGCTGGTGGCCACGGGCACGATGGTGGATGCCGTCGAGGTGGACGGCAGGCTCGGCAAGCGGGCGGCCAAGCTGCTCCGCGCCACGGGACAGCCCGCCCCGATCGTGGCGATGCCGAACGGCAGGTGGCTGTTCCTGACCACTTCGGCCGAAGGTGTGCCGGGGATTCTGGCGGAGCACGATGACGTCAGGTGGCACGGCGAGGGAAGTTGGGTCCCACTCCCACCGACCCCGTTCGAGCACGGCGTGGTGCATTGGCGCGTCAAGCCGGAGATCTGGGGTTGGCGCCTTCCCACTGCGGGAACCGTGCATAACGTGCTGGTGCGAGCGTTGCTGGGGGAGTCTGCCGAGCAGCCTTCCGCTCAGCCGGTTTTCGCGGCGGGGTCCTCGGCAGCATGA
- a CDS encoding DEAD/DEAH box helicase — MSGPRLRRLTAEQLLSRVTAGIPDERNPVTHVAHLPERLPRHASWPEWACADVVEALRRSGVERPWTHQVEAASLAWSGHDVVISTGTASGKSMAYQLPVLSSLLEDPKATALYLAPTKALGADQLRSVRSMGLDGIRPASYDGDTPIPERNWVRDHARWVFTNPDMLHRGVLSTHARWARFFRKLTYVVVDECHGYRGVFGSHVALLLRRLRRVARHYGADPVFVLASATTAQPAEFAALLTGAPAAAVVDDASPRGARTVALWEPPLLDELAGENGAPVRRSAGAEAARILADLVVEGARTLAFVRSRRGAELTSLGAKRILTEVDAELSGRVAAYRAGYLPEERRALEAALLSGELLGVATTNALELGVDIAGLDAVVLAGYPGTLASFWQQSGRAGRAGDDALVLFVARDDPLDTYLVHHPSALLERPVETTVLDPANPYVLAPQLACAAAELPLKAEELDAFGGEVAREVVDDLVADRMLRRRPSGWYWTSRDRPQHEVDIRGSGGEQVAVVEADTSRLLGTVDPGGACHTVHPGAVYLHQGSSYVVDELDLESGLALVHAEDPEWNTSAREVVDIAVLDTVHKQAYGGVTVGLGEVAVTSQVVGYLRRLPSGEVIDHVPLDLPERVLRTRAVWYTISDALLSGDDRAPGCAGLEPARIPGALHAAEHAAIGLLPLFATCDRWDIGGVSTALHADTGEATVFVHDGHPGGAGFADRGFSALAPWLAATREAIIACACPAGCPSCVQSPKCGNGNEPLDKAGAVTVLDIVLGALNGGDDARYGHSVVHAAEDPAAKTG; from the coding sequence ATGAGCGGACCGCGCCTGCGGCGTCTGACGGCCGAGCAGTTGCTGAGCCGGGTGACGGCGGGCATACCTGACGAACGCAATCCCGTTACCCACGTCGCTCACCTGCCCGAGCGGCTGCCGCGCCACGCGAGCTGGCCCGAGTGGGCGTGCGCCGATGTCGTGGAGGCGCTTCGGCGCAGCGGGGTGGAACGCCCGTGGACGCATCAGGTGGAGGCGGCCTCACTCGCCTGGTCCGGCCACGATGTCGTGATCTCCACCGGAACCGCGTCCGGCAAGTCGATGGCCTACCAGCTGCCAGTGCTGTCGAGCCTGCTGGAAGACCCGAAAGCCACCGCGTTGTACCTGGCGCCCACCAAGGCACTCGGCGCCGACCAACTGCGTTCCGTCCGGTCCATGGGTCTCGACGGCATCCGGCCCGCCTCCTACGACGGTGACACGCCGATACCGGAGCGGAACTGGGTTCGTGACCATGCCAGGTGGGTGTTCACCAACCCGGACATGCTGCATCGCGGCGTGCTCTCGACCCATGCCCGCTGGGCACGGTTCTTCCGCAAGCTCACTTACGTCGTCGTCGACGAGTGCCATGGCTACCGTGGCGTGTTCGGCTCACATGTCGCGCTGCTGCTGCGCAGGCTGCGCCGCGTCGCACGGCACTACGGTGCAGACCCCGTCTTCGTGCTCGCTTCCGCCACCACTGCCCAACCCGCCGAGTTCGCCGCCCTGCTCACCGGCGCGCCTGCCGCCGCCGTGGTGGATGACGCCTCGCCTCGCGGTGCGAGAACGGTGGCACTGTGGGAACCGCCGCTGCTGGACGAACTCGCTGGCGAGAACGGCGCGCCGGTGCGGCGCTCGGCTGGCGCCGAAGCTGCCCGAATCCTTGCCGATTTGGTCGTCGAAGGAGCACGGACACTGGCGTTCGTCCGTTCCAGGCGTGGTGCGGAGCTGACCTCGCTCGGCGCCAAACGAATACTGACGGAAGTGGATGCCGAGCTCAGCGGACGGGTCGCCGCATACCGTGCGGGCTACCTTCCTGAGGAGCGGAGGGCGTTGGAAGCAGCGCTGCTGTCCGGTGAGTTGCTCGGCGTGGCAACGACCAACGCGCTGGAACTCGGTGTGGACATCGCGGGGCTGGACGCGGTGGTGTTAGCCGGGTATCCGGGCACGTTGGCATCGTTTTGGCAGCAGTCGGGCAGGGCGGGACGAGCAGGGGACGACGCGCTCGTGTTGTTCGTCGCCAGGGACGACCCGCTGGACACCTACCTGGTGCACCACCCTTCGGCGCTGCTGGAGCGGCCGGTGGAGACGACGGTGCTGGATCCGGCCAACCCTTACGTGCTGGCGCCGCAGCTCGCGTGCGCCGCCGCCGAACTGCCGCTGAAGGCCGAGGAGTTGGACGCGTTCGGCGGTGAAGTGGCCAGGGAGGTGGTCGACGACCTCGTGGCCGATCGAATGCTGAGGCGGCGACCGAGTGGCTGGTACTGGACATCGAGGGACCGTCCGCAGCACGAAGTGGACATCAGAGGGTCGGGCGGCGAACAGGTCGCGGTCGTGGAGGCGGATACCTCGCGGCTGCTTGGCACCGTCGACCCGGGCGGGGCGTGTCACACGGTGCACCCCGGGGCGGTGTACCTGCACCAGGGATCGTCGTACGTGGTGGACGAGCTGGACCTTGAAAGCGGCCTGGCTCTGGTGCACGCCGAGGACCCGGAATGGAACACCTCGGCCCGCGAGGTGGTGGACATCGCCGTGCTGGACACCGTGCACAAGCAGGCCTACGGCGGCGTGACGGTCGGCCTCGGCGAGGTGGCGGTAACCTCACAAGTCGTCGGCTACCTGCGCCGACTGCCATCGGGGGAAGTCATCGACCACGTACCGTTGGACCTGCCCGAACGTGTGCTGCGAACCCGTGCTGTCTGGTACACGATCAGCGACGCCCTGTTGAGCGGAGACGACAGGGCACCGGGGTGCGCCGGTCTCGAACCGGCGCGGATCCCCGGCGCCCTGCATGCCGCCGAGCACGCGGCGATCGGCCTGCTACCGCTGTTCGCGACGTGCGACCGTTGGGACATCGGCGGGGTGTCCACCGCGTTGCACGCCGACACCGGGGAGGCAACGGTGTTCGTGCACGATGGGCATCCCGGGGGTGCGGGATTCGCCGATCGCGGATTCTCCGCGCTCGCCCCATGGTTGGCCGCGACGCGAGAGGCCATCATCGCCTGTGCGTGCCCGGCTGGTTGCCCGTCCTGCGTTCAGTCGCCCAAGTGCGGGAACGGCAACGAACCGCTGGACAAGGCAGGAGCGGTGACCGTACTGGACATCGTGCTCGGGGCGCTGAACGGCGGCGACGACGCCCGGTACGGTCACTCCGTGGTTCATGCTGCCGAGGACCCCGCCGCGAAAACCGGCTGA
- a CDS encoding sodium-translocating pyrophosphatase, with protein sequence MSRHFLAESSIELSGGDYGIVAVVAVVALAALVIGYLLLREVLAAGQGTEKMQEIAKAVQEGAAAYLNRQRKTLAIFGVIVFLLLFALPADDWNEAIGRSVFFLIGAVFSFSIGYLGMWLATRANVRVAAAAREPAGREKAMRIAFRTGGVVGMFTVGLGLFGASVVVLVYTGQAPKVLEGFGFGAALIAMFMRVGGGIFTKAADVGADLVGKVEQNIPEDDPRNAATIADNVGDNVGDCAGMAADLFESYAVTLVAALILGSAAFSASGAGLVFPLIIPAIGVITAVIGIYITRARAGESGLTTINRSFYISAVISAVLSAIAAFVFLPDSFDGAEGNPAVIATVSVIIGIALAGVILWLTGYYTGTEHKPVKDVGKTSETGAATVILSGISVGFESAVFTALVVGAAVYGAYLLGGAVALFAVALAGTGLLTTVGVIVAMDTFGPVSDNAQGIAEMSGDLEEGEGVQILTELDAVGNTTKAITKGIAISTAVLAATALFGSYSDAIMRALADVNASLGEVGDSFIDRIIEPNTLVGVVIGAAVVFLFSGLAINAVSRAAGAVVYEVRRQFRDIPGIMEGTTRPEYGRVVDIVTRDSLRELATPGLLAVFAPIAVGFGLGTGALAGYLGGAIATGMLMAVFLANSGGAWDNAKKLVEDGHHGGKNSEAHAATVIGDTVGDPFKDTAGPAINPLLKVMNLVSLLIAPAVVQFTVGPDASVGVRLAISLVAVAVIVVAIVVSKRRGSVMTQAPAEQSTNA encoded by the coding sequence ATGTCCCGGCACTTCCTCGCGGAGAGCTCGATCGAGCTCTCCGGAGGTGACTACGGCATCGTGGCCGTGGTCGCCGTGGTCGCCCTTGCAGCACTGGTCATCGGGTATCTCCTGCTCAGAGAGGTTCTGGCGGCAGGCCAGGGCACCGAGAAGATGCAGGAGATCGCGAAGGCGGTGCAGGAAGGCGCGGCTGCCTATCTCAACCGGCAGCGGAAAACGCTCGCCATCTTCGGCGTTATCGTGTTTCTCCTGCTGTTCGCACTTCCCGCCGATGACTGGAACGAGGCCATCGGGCGTTCGGTGTTCTTCCTCATCGGCGCGGTCTTCTCGTTCTCGATCGGTTATCTGGGTATGTGGCTCGCGACCAGGGCCAATGTGCGGGTGGCCGCGGCAGCGCGCGAGCCCGCCGGTCGGGAAAAGGCGATGCGGATCGCGTTCCGCACCGGTGGTGTCGTCGGCATGTTCACGGTGGGGCTGGGCCTCTTCGGTGCCTCGGTAGTGGTGCTCGTCTACACCGGTCAGGCTCCCAAGGTCCTCGAGGGCTTCGGTTTCGGCGCGGCGCTGATCGCGATGTTCATGAGGGTTGGTGGCGGGATCTTCACCAAGGCCGCCGACGTCGGCGCCGACCTCGTCGGCAAGGTCGAGCAGAACATCCCCGAGGACGACCCGCGCAACGCAGCGACCATCGCGGACAACGTCGGTGACAACGTGGGCGACTGCGCCGGTATGGCGGCCGACCTGTTCGAGTCCTACGCGGTGACGCTGGTGGCGGCGCTCATCCTGGGCAGCGCGGCCTTCAGCGCCTCGGGTGCCGGGTTGGTCTTCCCGCTCATCATCCCGGCGATCGGCGTCATCACCGCCGTGATCGGTATCTACATCACCAGGGCGAGGGCGGGCGAGAGCGGCCTGACCACGATCAACCGCTCCTTCTACATCTCCGCGGTCATCTCGGCGGTGCTGTCGGCGATCGCCGCGTTCGTGTTCCTGCCCGACTCCTTCGACGGCGCCGAGGGCAACCCGGCCGTCATCGCCACCGTGTCGGTGATCATCGGTATCGCTCTGGCGGGCGTGATCCTGTGGCTCACCGGCTACTACACCGGCACGGAGCACAAGCCGGTCAAGGACGTCGGCAAGACCTCGGAGACCGGTGCGGCCACTGTCATCCTTTCGGGTATCTCCGTCGGCTTCGAGTCGGCCGTGTTCACCGCACTCGTGGTGGGTGCCGCCGTGTACGGCGCCTACCTGCTCGGCGGCGCGGTAGCGTTGTTCGCCGTCGCGCTCGCGGGCACCGGGTTGCTCACCACGGTGGGCGTGATCGTCGCGATGGACACCTTCGGCCCGGTCTCCGACAACGCGCAGGGCATCGCCGAGATGTCCGGCGACCTCGAAGAGGGCGAGGGCGTGCAGATCCTCACCGAACTCGACGCGGTCGGCAACACAACCAAGGCGATCACCAAGGGCATCGCGATCTCTACGGCGGTGCTGGCGGCAACCGCGCTGTTCGGTTCCTACTCTGACGCGATCATGCGGGCGCTCGCGGACGTCAACGCCTCGCTCGGTGAGGTGGGCGACTCCTTCATCGATCGGATCATCGAGCCGAACACGCTCGTCGGCGTCGTGATCGGTGCGGCCGTGGTGTTCCTGTTCTCGGGACTGGCCATCAACGCCGTGTCCAGGGCCGCCGGCGCCGTGGTCTACGAGGTGCGCCGTCAGTTCCGCGACATTCCGGGAATCATGGAGGGCACCACCCGCCCGGAGTACGGCAGGGTCGTGGACATCGTCACCCGAGACTCGCTGCGGGAGCTGGCCACGCCCGGTCTGCTTGCCGTGTTCGCGCCCATCGCGGTCGGTTTCGGCCTCGGCACGGGAGCACTTGCGGGCTATCTCGGTGGCGCGATCGCTACCGGCATGCTGATGGCGGTGTTTCTCGCCAACTCCGGTGGCGCGTGGGACAACGCGAAGAAGCTGGTTGAGGACGGCCACCACGGTGGCAAGAACTCCGAGGCCCACGCCGCGACAGTGATCGGTGACACCGTCGGTGACCCGTTCAAGGACACAGCGGGCCCGGCGATCAACCCGCTGCTGAAGGTGATGAACCTCGTTTCGCTGCTGATCGCCCCGGCGGTTGTGCAGTTCACGGTCGGGCCGGATGCCTCGGTGGGCGTCAGGCTGGCGATCTCGCTGGTCGCCGTGGCGGTGATCGTGGTCGCCATCGTGGTCTCGAAGCGGCGCGGCAGCGTGATGACGCAGGCGCCCGCGGAGCAGTCCACCAACGCGTGA
- the topA gene encoding type I DNA topoisomerase yields MAGSTRTKKTVGRGASSGGAGRTNSGNGAGSNGAGRRRLVIVESPTKARKIAPYLGRDYVVESSRGHIRDLPRGAADVPAKYKGQPWARLGVDVDNDFEPLYVVSPEKKATVTELKSLLADVDELYLATDPDREGEAIAWHLLEALKPKVPVRRMVFHEVTEQAIRSAAESTRDLDPDLVDAQETRRILDRLYGYEVSPVLWKKVMPKLSAGRVQSVATRIIVERERERMRFRSASYWDISATMDAGADASPRTFPARLTSVDGARLATGRDFGPDGQLKAQSTDVRVLEEAEAGRLAEALRDRRFAVTSVEQKPYTRRPYPPFMTSTLQQEAGRKLRFSSERTMRIAQRLYENGYITYMRTDSTTLSDTALDAARRQATELYGSEYVADKPRQYTRKVKNAQEAHEAIRPAGEVFRTPGAVASELETDEFRLYELIWQRTIASQMADAKGTTMSVRITGMAASGEECVFSASGRTITFAGFLKAYVEAVDTEAGGEADDKQSRLPELRRDQRLTAKELSPDGHSTSPPPRYSEPSLVSKLEELGIGRPSTYASIINTIQDRGYVWKKGSALVPSWVAFSVVGLLEQHFERLVDYDFTAAMEDELDKIASGDEERTRWLSRFYFGGDMGVDGSIGRLGGLKKLVGSGVEDIDAREINSIPLFDDNEGRKVVVRVGRYGPYLEREVDGESQRANLPEDLPPDELTVEIAEQLFATPQEGRVLGTDPATGHEIVAKEGRFGPYVTEVLPEPEEPTEAKKSAKSKKPKPRTASLFKSMSISDITLDDALKLLSLPRVVGTDPESGEEITAQNGRYGPYLKRGTDSRSLASEEQIFDITLEEALKIYAEPKRRGRQAAAKPPLKEFGEDPVSGKPIVVKDGRFGPYVTDGEYNASLRRSDSVEDLTKERAAELLAEKRAKGPAPKKKSSSRKKASTAKSSS; encoded by the coding sequence GTGGCTGGATCGACACGGACGAAGAAGACCGTGGGGCGCGGAGCCTCGTCGGGAGGTGCCGGCCGCACGAACAGCGGCAACGGCGCCGGTTCGAACGGTGCCGGTCGGCGAAGGCTCGTGATCGTCGAGTCACCGACGAAGGCCCGCAAGATCGCGCCGTACCTCGGCCGTGACTACGTCGTCGAGTCCTCCCGTGGCCATATCCGTGACCTGCCGAGAGGCGCCGCCGACGTGCCCGCCAAGTACAAGGGCCAGCCGTGGGCGAGGCTCGGCGTGGATGTGGACAACGACTTCGAACCGCTGTACGTCGTCTCACCTGAGAAGAAGGCCACCGTAACCGAGCTGAAGAGCCTGCTTGCCGATGTCGATGAGCTGTACCTCGCCACCGACCCCGACAGGGAGGGCGAGGCCATCGCCTGGCACCTGCTCGAGGCGCTCAAGCCCAAGGTCCCAGTCCGAAGGATGGTCTTCCACGAGGTGACCGAGCAGGCGATCCGCTCGGCCGCGGAGAGCACGAGGGACCTCGACCCCGATCTGGTCGACGCGCAGGAAACCCGCCGCATCCTGGACCGGTTGTACGGCTACGAGGTCTCACCGGTGCTGTGGAAGAAGGTCATGCCGAAGCTGTCGGCAGGCCGGGTGCAGTCGGTGGCCACCCGCATCATCGTGGAGCGCGAGCGGGAGCGGATGCGGTTCCGCTCGGCCTCCTACTGGGACATCTCCGCGACGATGGACGCCGGCGCGGACGCGAGCCCGCGCACCTTCCCGGCGAGGTTGACCTCGGTGGACGGCGCACGGTTGGCCACCGGCCGCGACTTCGGTCCGGACGGGCAGTTGAAGGCCCAGTCGACGGACGTGCGCGTGCTGGAGGAGGCCGAGGCGGGCAGGCTCGCCGAGGCGTTACGCGACCGGCGGTTCGCGGTGACCAGCGTCGAGCAGAAGCCCTACACGCGCAGGCCCTACCCGCCGTTCATGACGTCGACGCTGCAGCAGGAAGCGGGTCGCAAGCTGCGGTTCTCCTCCGAACGCACGATGCGGATCGCGCAGCGGTTGTACGAGAACGGCTACATCACCTATATGCGTACCGACTCCACTACCTTGTCGGACACCGCACTGGATGCCGCACGCAGGCAGGCAACGGAGTTGTACGGCTCCGAGTACGTGGCTGACAAGCCCCGCCAGTACACCCGCAAGGTCAAGAACGCGCAGGAGGCGCACGAGGCCATCCGTCCAGCGGGCGAGGTGTTCCGCACGCCGGGCGCGGTCGCGAGCGAACTGGAGACCGACGAGTTCCGGCTCTACGAGCTGATCTGGCAGCGCACCATCGCGTCGCAGATGGCCGACGCCAAGGGCACCACGATGTCGGTCCGCATCACCGGCATGGCCGCCAGCGGCGAGGAGTGCGTGTTCTCCGCATCCGGGCGGACCATCACCTTCGCGGGCTTTCTCAAGGCCTATGTCGAGGCGGTTGACACCGAGGCGGGCGGCGAGGCCGACGACAAGCAGAGCAGGTTGCCCGAGCTGCGGCGTGACCAGCGGCTCACCGCGAAGGAACTCAGCCCTGACGGGCACTCGACCTCGCCGCCGCCGCGCTACAGCGAACCGAGCTTGGTGAGCAAGCTCGAGGAGTTGGGCATCGGGCGGCCGTCGACATACGCCTCGATCATCAACACCATCCAGGACAGGGGCTACGTGTGGAAGAAGGGTTCCGCGCTGGTTCCGTCCTGGGTCGCGTTCTCGGTGGTCGGGCTGCTCGAACAGCACTTCGAGCGGCTGGTGGACTACGACTTCACCGCCGCTATGGAGGACGAGCTGGACAAGATCGCCTCCGGTGACGAGGAGCGCACGAGGTGGCTTTCGCGGTTCTACTTCGGCGGCGACATGGGGGTGGACGGCTCGATCGGGCGGCTCGGTGGCTTGAAAAAGCTCGTCGGCTCCGGGGTGGAGGACATCGACGCACGTGAGATCAACTCGATCCCGCTGTTCGACGACAACGAGGGTCGCAAGGTCGTGGTGCGGGTCGGCCGCTACGGGCCGTACCTGGAGCGGGAGGTCGACGGTGAGTCGCAGCGGGCGAACCTGCCAGAGGACCTGCCGCCTGACGAGTTGACCGTCGAGATCGCCGAGCAACTGTTCGCCACCCCGCAGGAGGGTCGGGTGCTCGGCACCGACCCGGCGACCGGACACGAGATCGTGGCGAAAGAGGGTCGCTTCGGCCCCTACGTCACGGAGGTGCTCCCGGAACCGGAGGAGCCGACCGAGGCAAAGAAGTCCGCGAAGTCGAAGAAGCCCAAGCCGCGCACAGCCTCGCTGTTCAAGTCGATGTCGATCTCGGACATCACGCTGGACGACGCGCTGAAGCTGCTTTCGCTGCCGCGCGTGGTGGGTACCGACCCCGAGTCCGGCGAGGAGATCACCGCACAGAACGGCCGCTACGGGCCCTACCTGAAGCGGGGAACCGATTCGCGTTCGCTGGCCTCCGAGGAGCAGATCTTCGACATCACGCTGGAGGAAGCACTGAAGATCTACGCCGAGCCGAAACGCCGGGGTAGGCAGGCCGCCGCGAAGCCTCCGCTGAAGGAGTTCGGCGAGGACCCGGTCTCCGGAAAGCCGATCGTGGTCAAGGACGGTAGGTTCGGGCCCTATGTCACCGACGGTGAGTACAACGCCTCGCTGCGTCGTTCGGACAGCGTGGAGGACCTGACGAAGGAGCGTGCCGCCGAGTTGCTCGCCGAGAAGCGGGCCAAGGGGCCTGCGCCGAAGAAGAAGTCGTCGAGCCGTAAGAAGGCGTCCACCGCGAAATCGAGTTCCTGA